From the genome of Pseudomonas yamanorum, one region includes:
- the arr gene encoding NAD(+)--rifampin ADP-ribosyltransferase: MSNTAGMFTRQFFHGTRADLEPGDMIRVGYPSNFTQGKPLSWVYFAGTLDAAIWGAELALGSERERIYVVEPTGPIMDDPNVTDKKFPGNPTLSYRSGDPLRVVAEVTKWQGHPPERLQQMKNNLARLKAEGRDVIID; encoded by the coding sequence ATGTCAAACACCGCTGGCATGTTTACCCGTCAGTTCTTTCACGGCACCCGGGCCGATCTGGAACCGGGCGATATGATCCGCGTCGGCTACCCCTCCAATTTCACGCAGGGTAAACCACTGTCGTGGGTCTACTTCGCGGGCACCCTGGATGCCGCCATCTGGGGCGCTGAGCTGGCGCTTGGCAGTGAGCGGGAACGGATTTATGTGGTGGAGCCAACGGGGCCAATCATGGATGATCCCAACGTGACGGATAAGAAGTTTCCCGGCAACCCCACGCTGTCCTATCGCTCCGGCGATCCGTTGCGGGTGGTGGCTGAGGTGACGAAGTGGCAAGGACATCCGCCTGAGCGGTTGCAGCAGATGAAGAACAACCTCGCCCGTTTAAAGGCCGAGGGTCGCGATGTGATCATCGACTGA
- a CDS encoding alpha/beta hydrolase, translating into MSTSTLTPRVFSTPRHTTHYVEQGTADGPLMMFLHGWPELSLIWRAQMEAFAAQGWHCVAPDMRGYGGSSAPAAIDAYTIENIVADMAELHDHLGGMPAIWVGHDWGSVVAGELVAHEPQRSRGVVLISVPYFPSTNALPTLVPLVDRGIYPADQYPDGQWDYYRYYNTHFASAVADLDADKAASLASIYRQGNPASIGKVASNAEVTRKGGRFGEAHRAPPTQPDPALWPEADFAVLVRTFEEHGFGAPCAWYLNDDANIDYAHRAPNGGRLSLPVLFVNGDYDQMNTITGNRLGDPMRAACADLSVTSVPGGHWLPVECKAELVEAISTWLQSRELRN; encoded by the coding sequence ATGTCCACTTCCACGCTCACTCCGCGCGTCTTCAGTACGCCCCGTCATACGACGCATTATGTAGAGCAGGGGACTGCCGATGGGCCATTGATGATGTTCCTGCACGGTTGGCCTGAGCTCAGTTTGATCTGGCGTGCGCAGATGGAAGCGTTCGCTGCCCAGGGCTGGCACTGCGTCGCACCCGACATGCGCGGTTATGGTGGTTCCTCTGCGCCAGCCGCCATCGATGCGTACACGATTGAAAACATCGTGGCAGACATGGCAGAACTTCATGACCATCTCGGCGGAATGCCCGCAATCTGGGTAGGCCACGATTGGGGCAGCGTTGTGGCGGGTGAATTGGTCGCGCATGAACCTCAGCGCAGCCGCGGCGTGGTGCTGATTTCGGTCCCGTACTTCCCCTCCACGAACGCGTTGCCGACGCTGGTGCCGCTGGTTGACCGAGGGATTTATCCGGCGGACCAGTATCCAGACGGTCAATGGGACTATTACCGCTACTACAACACGCACTTTGCTTCCGCCGTCGCCGATCTTGATGCGGACAAAGCAGCCTCGCTGGCGTCGATCTATCGACAAGGAAACCCTGCGAGCATCGGCAAGGTTGCATCCAATGCAGAAGTGACCAGGAAAGGCGGGCGGTTTGGCGAAGCGCACCGAGCCCCACCCACCCAACCAGACCCCGCGCTTTGGCCCGAGGCGGACTTCGCTGTGCTGGTGCGGACGTTCGAAGAGCATGGTTTTGGCGCGCCCTGCGCTTGGTATCTGAACGACGATGCCAACATCGATTACGCCCACCGAGCGCCCAACGGCGGACGCCTGTCATTGCCCGTACTGTTTGTGAACGGCGATTACGACCAGATGAATACCATCACGGGCAATCGGTTGGGCGATCCAATGCGCGCGGCCTGCGCAGATCTCAGCGTGACGAGCGTGCCTGGCGGACATTGGCTTCCAGTGGAGTGCAAGGCAGAGCTCGTTGAGGCCATAAGTACCTGGCTACAAAGTAGAGAGCTGCGTAATTGA
- a CDS encoding helix-turn-helix domain-containing protein → MSIGARLKAERVRLGYSQAALGKVGGVETNAQGRYENGVRFPRADYLAAIAKVGVDVLFVITGNRAENGNSASAKAAEALDSATECLEKAKELIH, encoded by the coding sequence ATGAGCATTGGGGCGAGGTTAAAGGCAGAGCGTGTCAGGCTTGGCTATTCTCAAGCGGCGCTGGGCAAGGTCGGAGGCGTTGAGACCAATGCCCAGGGGCGTTATGAAAACGGTGTGCGTTTTCCACGGGCAGATTACCTGGCGGCGATTGCCAAGGTCGGTGTCGATGTGTTGTTTGTCATCACCGGCAATCGCGCTGAAAACGGCAATTCTGCCTCAGCCAAAGCGGCCGAAGCACTGGACAGCGCCACAGAGTGCCTGGAGAAGGCAAAAGAGTTGATTCACTGA
- a CDS encoding LysE family translocator translates to MLMSSSLLSAFALFAFVSSITPGPNNTMLLASGVNFGFIRSIPHALGISIGFMLLVIAVGLGLGEVFKALPWAYTVLRYVGAAYLLYLAWKIATSSAMSDDTDDKRKPMTFLGAAAFQWVNPKAWVMALGAITTYTPADGYVTNVLLIAAVFALVNLPSVCVWAGCGSGLRNVLREPRWLRVFNWSMAGLLVVSLYPMFFAG, encoded by the coding sequence ATGCTTATGTCTTCAAGCCTGTTGTCAGCCTTTGCGCTGTTCGCCTTTGTGTCCTCAATCACCCCAGGTCCCAATAACACCATGTTGCTGGCGTCCGGGGTGAACTTCGGTTTTATTCGCTCGATTCCCCATGCACTGGGGATCAGCATTGGCTTCATGTTGTTGGTGATCGCCGTGGGCTTGGGGCTGGGTGAGGTATTCAAGGCGTTGCCGTGGGCCTACACCGTATTGCGCTATGTGGGGGCGGCGTATTTGCTGTACCTGGCGTGGAAGATTGCAACCTCCAGCGCGATGTCCGATGACACCGATGACAAGCGCAAACCCATGACTTTTCTCGGCGCGGCGGCATTCCAGTGGGTCAACCCCAAGGCCTGGGTCATGGCATTGGGCGCGATCACCACCTATACGCCTGCCGACGGTTATGTCACCAATGTGCTGTTGATTGCTGCGGTGTTTGCCTTGGTGAACCTGCCCAGCGTTTGTGTATGGGCCGGCTGTGGCAGCGGCTTGCGCAATGTGTTGCGTGAGCCGCGCTGGTTGCGGGTGTTCAACTGGTCGATGGCGGGGTTGTTGGTGGTGTCGTTGTATCCGATGTTTTTTGCCGGCTGA
- a CDS encoding DUF6384 family protein, with the protein MSDILLSEQLGAMALVDQLRHQQMAVEKDLSLPQRRAEVAARIREYYQNNGIQFTEAQIDQGVREFFSKRLVFEAPELSALDRFWSNVLLRRHRGILVIQLIAVTLLVVQCSRVMVARHEIQEAQRAAIAVETSAAQKQSDIAHLKARLSAVQQDPAYIEGGDLFSALPRLNTKAEHALAMVDTSGVDYASEQIGVLEAFLAKVKAVQPMTDQLNELTRKVADIHLPAADSKATRGMQAELVMIKDLIGKFEIEKAGGQLRALRANTELIPKEVTIRVVDRPGTPSGVERCYDKALCNSNPGSTQGKSWYLVVEAVDLSDRPVLLPTVSSETGTGAWASQFAVRVPQAEYLKVKADKLDDGHLTNRVVGRKPAGRMEVTYLSQRTTDPLETILEW; encoded by the coding sequence ATGAGCGACATTCTTCTCTCCGAGCAACTCGGCGCGATGGCGCTGGTGGATCAACTGCGCCACCAGCAGATGGCGGTTGAAAAGGACTTGAGCCTGCCCCAACGCCGTGCCGAAGTGGCGGCGCGCATCCGCGAGTATTACCAGAACAACGGCATTCAATTTACCGAAGCGCAGATCGACCAGGGCGTGCGCGAATTCTTTTCCAAACGCCTGGTGTTCGAGGCCCCGGAACTGAGTGCGCTTGACCGTTTCTGGAGCAACGTACTGCTCAGGCGGCATCGCGGCATACTCGTCATCCAACTCATCGCGGTCACCTTGCTGGTGGTGCAATGCAGCCGGGTGATGGTCGCCAGACACGAAATCCAAGAAGCTCAAAGAGCGGCCATCGCCGTCGAGACGAGCGCGGCACAAAAACAATCAGACATCGCCCACCTGAAGGCTCGCCTGAGCGCCGTGCAACAGGACCCGGCCTATATTGAGGGCGGCGACCTGTTCAGTGCCCTGCCCCGCCTGAATACCAAGGCCGAACATGCCCTGGCCATGGTCGATACCTCCGGGGTCGATTACGCCAGTGAGCAGATCGGCGTGCTGGAGGCGTTTTTAGCCAAGGTCAAGGCAGTCCAGCCGATGACCGACCAGCTCAACGAGTTGACCCGCAAGGTCGCCGACATTCACCTGCCCGCCGCCGACAGTAAAGCGACGCGGGGCATGCAGGCCGAATTGGTCATGATCAAAGACCTCATCGGGAAATTCGAGATCGAAAAAGCCGGCGGCCAACTCAGGGCCCTGCGTGCCAACACCGAACTGATCCCCAAGGAGGTGACCATTCGGGTTGTCGACCGACCCGGCACGCCGTCCGGTGTCGAGCGCTGCTACGACAAGGCGCTGTGTAATTCCAATCCTGGTTCGACCCAGGGCAAGAGCTGGTATTTGGTTGTTGAAGCCGTCGACCTGTCGGACAGGCCGGTGCTGCTGCCCACCGTCAGCAGTGAGACCGGCACCGGCGCCTGGGCCAGCCAGTTCGCTGTGCGGGTACCGCAGGCCGAATACCTGAAGGTCAAGGCCGACAAACTCGACGACGGCCACCTGACCAACCGAGTAGTCGGCCGCAAGCCAGCCGGCAGGATGGAAGTCACCTATTTGAGCCAACGGACCACCGACCCGCTCGAAACGATATTGGAGTGGTGA
- a CDS encoding coiled-coil domain-containing protein, which yields MTPDTLIGITERNSRNAELMMRTAEQHLSELLGEQLALEQDITQRLGKIAALHLDQGNTQNEQVAAALNLRQQSQDLLHQQLRDAEQAVAQALAGKEKLQARADTLDQQARQSLEQNPDYARQVEQLDLAQAAHREHVSGYEDLRQECALKRPTFDTNLVYVYLRGHAFGTDQYRRNRLNRWMDNWLATKVNYLANRKNELSLIALGERNEALQAERIALISTLSASVDAQLAQARDQHGQASIQPELDTLQRVVDNAKRQANAIQEKLGSYSRNEDPQYQRARQLLTDQLKTQSIGELIDLASHTPGDADDLIVEQLQTLNLRLKAVVQQLAETQEEAVVHQSSYQRAKDLERKVRNDAFTGRDVYFDLSTDFERLVESYMTQGATLGQVVDVLSRGLKIVRRSQVAAGATRGYVSASISPVVLGVATVESSNNNTASFSTSGSTGGGSFRTTDSF from the coding sequence ATGACGCCTGACACCCTGATCGGCATCACCGAACGTAACTCCCGCAACGCCGAATTGATGATGCGCACGGCCGAGCAACACCTGTCTGAACTGCTCGGCGAGCAACTGGCGCTGGAGCAGGACATTACCCAGCGCCTGGGTAAAATCGCGGCCCTGCACCTGGACCAGGGCAACACGCAGAACGAGCAAGTCGCCGCCGCCCTGAACCTGCGCCAACAGTCCCAGGACCTGCTCCACCAGCAACTGCGCGACGCTGAGCAGGCCGTGGCGCAGGCGCTGGCGGGCAAGGAAAAATTGCAAGCGCGAGCCGACACCCTCGACCAGCAAGCCCGGCAATCCCTGGAGCAAAACCCTGACTACGCCCGCCAGGTCGAGCAACTGGACCTGGCCCAGGCTGCCCACCGAGAACACGTCAGCGGTTATGAAGACCTGCGCCAGGAGTGCGCACTGAAGCGTCCGACCTTTGATACCAACCTGGTCTACGTCTACCTGCGCGGACACGCCTTCGGCACCGACCAATACCGGCGCAACCGTCTGAACCGCTGGATGGACAACTGGCTGGCGACCAAGGTGAACTACCTCGCCAACCGTAAGAACGAGCTGAGCCTGATCGCCCTTGGTGAGCGAAACGAGGCCTTGCAGGCCGAGCGCATCGCCCTGATCAGCACCTTGAGCGCAAGTGTCGATGCGCAACTCGCTCAGGCACGTGACCAGCACGGACAGGCCTCAATACAACCCGAGCTTGATACCCTTCAACGCGTGGTCGACAACGCCAAGCGCCAGGCCAATGCCATCCAGGAAAAACTCGGCAGCTACTCACGCAACGAAGACCCGCAGTACCAGCGCGCTCGGCAGTTGCTCACTGACCAGTTGAAAACCCAGAGCATTGGCGAATTGATCGACCTGGCCAGCCACACCCCGGGCGACGCCGACGACCTGATCGTCGAGCAGCTGCAAACCCTGAACCTGCGCTTGAAGGCGGTGGTACAGCAGTTGGCGGAGACCCAGGAAGAAGCCGTGGTGCACCAGAGCAGCTACCAGCGTGCCAAAGACCTGGAGCGCAAAGTTCGCAACGATGCCTTTACCGGCCGCGATGTTTACTTTGACCTGTCGACTGACTTCGAGCGTCTGGTAGAGAGCTACATGACCCAGGGCGCAACCCTTGGCCAGGTTGTGGATGTGCTAAGCCGGGGCCTTAAAATCGTGCGCCGCAGCCAGGTAGCGGCAGGGGCGACGCGAGGCTATGTCAGCGCATCGATCAGCCCTGTCGTCCTAGGCGTCGCCACCGTCGAAAGCAGCAATAACAACACGGCCAGCTTTTCGACGTCAGGCAGTACAGGCGGCGGCAGCTTCAGGACGACCGACAGCTTCTAG
- a CDS encoding helix-turn-helix domain-containing protein, which produces MDDKLGIRLKEERKILGLSQQEFGAIGGVGANAQVHYESGARAPKTDYLIALRHKGVDVLYVLTGERAVINQATLSDKETLIINHYRTLDGLDQDAIAQITSSLSDS; this is translated from the coding sequence ATGGACGATAAACTCGGCATCCGCCTGAAGGAAGAACGCAAGATCCTGGGGCTCTCCCAACAGGAGTTTGGTGCGATTGGCGGTGTGGGTGCGAATGCTCAGGTGCACTACGAAAGTGGCGCGCGGGCGCCCAAGACCGATTACCTGATAGCCCTCCGGCATAAAGGCGTGGACGTGCTTTACGTGTTGACGGGGGAGAGGGCGGTTATCAACCAGGCCACCCTGAGTGACAAGGAGACGTTGATCATCAACCACTACCGCACGCTGGACGGGCTGGATCAGGATGCGATTGCGCAGATCACTTCCTCGTTGTCTGACAGCTAG
- a CDS encoding glycoside hydrolase family 6 protein has protein sequence MLKIATLAAGFVCLSMLPAAQASDGFYVNPQSTAAQWVQQHPDTPATARIRSTIAEVPSALWLTGTSQAAGTLPARVNRYVSAAAGADRTPILVAYNLPHRDCSGGASAGGAPNATAYRAWIDQLINGIGDKPAVVILEPDALADMQCLDKDKRSERLELFNYAVSGLKQRAHHADVYLDAGNPGWKFPGAMAETLNAAGVKQARGFALNIANFYTLAQVRNYGDAINARLLSEYTYTKAIAVDTSRNGNGAMPGDWCNPTGRRIGMTPQVLSPQLVALWIKLPGNSDGASSTKADCHGGPAAGTFSPELALRLIDGN, from the coding sequence GTGCTAAAGATCGCCACCCTTGCCGCCGGCTTTGTCTGCCTGTCGATGCTGCCTGCTGCCCAGGCGAGTGATGGGTTCTACGTCAACCCGCAGTCCACCGCCGCACAGTGGGTCCAGCAGCACCCCGATACGCCTGCCACTGCAAGGATCCGCTCAACCATTGCCGAGGTGCCCAGTGCCCTGTGGCTGACCGGCACCAGCCAGGCTGCGGGCACACTCCCGGCTCGAGTCAATCGTTACGTATCGGCCGCTGCCGGCGCGGATAGAACGCCGATCCTGGTGGCCTACAACTTGCCCCATCGCGACTGCAGCGGTGGCGCGTCTGCAGGGGGCGCACCGAATGCGACAGCGTACCGGGCCTGGATAGACCAACTGATCAACGGTATTGGAGACAAGCCTGCGGTGGTTATTCTGGAACCGGATGCACTGGCCGATATGCAGTGCCTGGACAAGGACAAGCGCTCCGAGCGGCTGGAGCTGTTCAATTACGCCGTGTCGGGGCTCAAGCAGCGCGCACACCATGCGGATGTTTATCTGGACGCCGGCAATCCAGGCTGGAAATTCCCAGGCGCCATGGCCGAGACGTTGAATGCAGCCGGTGTAAAACAAGCCCGCGGGTTTGCCCTGAATATCGCCAACTTCTACACCCTCGCCCAGGTGCGCAATTACGGTGACGCGATCAATGCCAGGCTGTTAAGCGAATACACCTATACAAAAGCCATCGCGGTAGACACCAGCCGCAACGGCAACGGCGCAATGCCTGGTGACTGGTGCAACCCCACGGGTCGCAGGATCGGTATGACACCGCAAGTGCTTTCGCCACAGTTGGTTGCCCTATGGATCAAGCTTCCGGGCAACTCGGACGGGGCGTCTTCGACAAAAGCCGATTGTCACGGTGGCCCGGCGGCAGGCACGTTCAGCCCCGAACTGGCGTTGCGCCTGATTGATGGGAACTGA
- a CDS encoding DUF1090 family protein produces the protein MRLSRLAPAAALFSLFTLTAQAADLSALTGALSSALGGASNSNNTVNANNANCQQQIRDLQTNINAANAKGDTLRATAFQAALTQTNKSCSNSAYNAQAQVDTNPQRQQNVNKAADAINAIGGLFK, from the coding sequence ATGCGCCTTTCCAGACTCGCACCCGCCGCCGCCCTGTTCAGCCTGTTCACCCTCACCGCCCAAGCCGCCGACCTGTCAGCCCTCACGGGCGCCCTGTCATCTGCCCTGGGTGGCGCCAGCAACAGCAACAACACCGTCAACGCCAATAACGCCAACTGCCAACAACAGATCCGCGACCTGCAGACGAATATCAATGCGGCCAACGCCAAGGGCGATACCCTGCGCGCGACCGCGTTCCAGGCAGCGCTGACTCAAACCAACAAAAGCTGCAGCAACAGCGCTTACAACGCTCAGGCGCAGGTGGATACCAATCCCCAACGCCAGCAAAACGTGAACAAGGCTGCGGATGCGATCAACGCCATTGGCGGGCTGTTCAAGTAA
- a CDS encoding GlxA family transcriptional regulator, whose amino-acid sequence MSVAVIAFNRISPFHLSVPCLVFGKDRRVGDSPWFDLVVCAGEEGVLVTNAGFAIHCDHGLDQVAGADIVIVPSWRDVTETPPTALLETLQAAYARGALVVGLCLGAFVLAHAGLLSDKRATTHWAWAAHLARDFPRIEVDPKVLYVEVEQILTSAGVAAGLDCCIHIVRRIYGRGVANALARQLLVSPHRDGGQAQFISQPVPQGASDQRLGQLLDWLRANLGQPLSIDQVATRLAMSRRSFTRHFKQLTGSTFGKWLTNERIKAAQLQLETTDHSIETIAGSCGFGTSLSLRQHFFSIVGVSPTTYRKAYQR is encoded by the coding sequence GTGAGCGTTGCAGTCATCGCGTTTAACCGCATCAGCCCCTTTCACCTGTCCGTGCCCTGCCTGGTGTTTGGTAAAGATCGCAGAGTGGGGGATTCGCCTTGGTTCGATCTGGTGGTCTGTGCGGGCGAGGAGGGCGTGCTGGTTACCAACGCCGGTTTCGCCATCCACTGCGACCATGGTCTGGATCAGGTGGCCGGGGCCGATATCGTGATTGTTCCAAGCTGGCGGGATGTCACCGAAACGCCGCCGACAGCACTCCTCGAAACGCTTCAGGCTGCTTATGCAAGAGGCGCGCTGGTCGTCGGCCTGTGTCTGGGGGCGTTCGTGCTTGCTCATGCGGGGCTGCTGAGCGACAAGCGGGCAACCACGCACTGGGCTTGGGCGGCGCATCTGGCGCGAGATTTCCCACGCATCGAAGTAGACCCCAAAGTGCTCTATGTCGAGGTGGAGCAAATCCTGACCTCGGCGGGCGTGGCCGCGGGGCTCGATTGCTGTATCCACATCGTCAGGCGCATTTATGGGCGGGGGGTTGCCAACGCGTTGGCGCGTCAACTGCTTGTTTCCCCACATCGGGACGGCGGCCAGGCTCAGTTCATCAGTCAGCCTGTTCCTCAAGGCGCAAGCGACCAGCGCCTCGGCCAGTTGCTGGATTGGCTTCGGGCAAACCTGGGCCAACCTTTGTCAATCGATCAAGTCGCGACGAGGCTGGCGATGAGTCGGCGTAGTTTCACTCGACACTTCAAGCAACTCACCGGCTCGACGTTTGGGAAGTGGCTTACGAACGAGCGAATCAAGGCAGCCCAACTGCAGCTAGAAACAACCGACCATAGCATTGAGACGATCGCCGGTTCCTGCGGGTTTGGTACAAGCCTGTCGTTACGTCAGCACTTTTTCTCGATCGTGGGCGTGAGCCCAACAACATACCGAAAAGCTTATCAACGATAG
- a CDS encoding alpha/beta fold hydrolase — protein sequence MTTLSMTEPTYAAEPVPSIPYTTESTGYHWTSVEGVKVFYREAGPKGAPTLVLLHGYPSSSRMWDSLIPLLADRYHVIAPDYPGFGRSDAPSVATYAYTFDHLADTMSKLLTQLRIDEYTLFMQDYGGPIGFRMILNAPQKLHGIIIQNANAYNEGLGAKWANIAKYWKAPTEHAEQVDAFIGYEGTKQRHLGTSPHPERYNPDAWEDEFAALSRPGQRAIQSALLLDYQNNVASYPKWQQWLKDNQPPMLVMWGKYDPSFIVPGAMRYKDDVPGAEVHVLDAGHFALDEKTEQIASLTRLFMARITGGK from the coding sequence ATGACGACGCTCTCGATGACCGAACCGACATACGCTGCCGAACCGGTGCCCTCCATCCCCTACACCACCGAGTCCACTGGCTATCACTGGACCAGCGTGGAAGGCGTAAAGGTTTTCTATCGTGAGGCCGGCCCCAAAGGCGCGCCGACCCTTGTGCTGCTCCATGGCTACCCTTCTTCGTCGCGCATGTGGGACTCGTTGATACCGCTGCTTGCTGATCGGTATCACGTGATCGCACCCGACTACCCTGGGTTCGGCAGAAGCGATGCACCCTCTGTGGCGACCTACGCCTACACGTTTGACCATCTGGCCGACACCATGAGCAAGCTGCTCACGCAATTGCGCATCGATGAGTACACCCTGTTCATGCAGGACTACGGCGGCCCGATAGGCTTCCGGATGATCCTCAATGCGCCGCAAAAACTGCACGGCATCATCATCCAGAATGCCAACGCCTATAACGAAGGCCTGGGAGCCAAGTGGGCGAACATCGCCAAGTATTGGAAGGCCCCTACCGAACACGCCGAGCAAGTCGATGCGTTCATCGGATACGAAGGCACGAAGCAGCGCCACTTGGGCACCAGCCCTCATCCCGAGCGTTACAACCCTGATGCCTGGGAAGACGAGTTTGCCGCATTGTCCCGCCCGGGCCAGCGGGCGATACAGTCGGCGTTGTTACTGGACTACCAAAACAACGTCGCCTCTTACCCAAAATGGCAGCAATGGTTGAAAGACAATCAACCGCCCATGTTGGTCATGTGGGGGAAATACGACCCGTCGTTCATTGTGCCGGGGGCCATGCGTTACAAGGATGATGTGCCGGGTGCAGAGGTTCATGTTCTGGATGCGGGGCATTTCGCACTGGATGAGAAAACTGAACAGATTGCCAGCCTGACGCGGCTGTTTATGGCGCGCATTACCGGCGGTAAATAG
- a CDS encoding DUF6124 family protein has translation MDKIVPDPPRTTRDREAFDRALSHYLRPDPVSHPIFTVHQDVSFEDAIAQISELLRCAAATAESSVQGSSGENRDMARSTVHLIDMARTLADQALDCLKPH, from the coding sequence ATGGACAAGATCGTTCCAGACCCACCTCGTACCACCCGGGACCGCGAAGCCTTTGATCGCGCCTTGAGTCACTACCTCCGACCCGATCCCGTCTCCCACCCAATATTTACCGTTCACCAAGACGTCAGCTTTGAAGACGCAATCGCCCAAATCTCTGAATTGCTGCGCTGTGCAGCCGCAACGGCTGAGAGTTCTGTGCAGGGATCATCTGGAGAAAACCGCGATATGGCACGTTCCACCGTGCACCTGATCGACATGGCCAGAACTTTGGCAGATCAGGCGTTGGATTGTTTAAAACCGCACTAA
- a CDS encoding SOS response-associated peptidase family protein, with translation MCGRLSQYSGIHDFVAALSMPNALVSSVGELPLERYNVAPSTKVALLHLQSELLHADRVRWGWRPHWAKDRAAPINARVEKVAHGPFFRAIWPHRAITPIDNWFEWVDEGGTKKQPYLIRRRDGAPVLCAAVGQLPDSDQGPGDQDGFVIITADSAGGMVDIHDRRPVVLTPDLAREWLDPATPKERAEQMVLHQGEPAEAFEWFRVDTAVGNVRNNGTALIQPISAQWP, from the coding sequence ATGTGCGGAAGACTTTCCCAGTACAGCGGGATTCACGACTTCGTTGCAGCGCTGAGCATGCCCAATGCGCTTGTGAGTTCCGTGGGTGAGCTGCCGCTGGAGCGCTACAACGTGGCGCCTTCAACCAAAGTCGCCCTACTCCACCTGCAGAGCGAACTGCTTCACGCCGACAGGGTGCGCTGGGGATGGCGTCCACACTGGGCCAAGGATCGCGCCGCGCCGATCAATGCCCGCGTCGAAAAGGTGGCCCACGGCCCGTTCTTCCGCGCGATCTGGCCGCACCGGGCAATCACGCCCATCGATAACTGGTTTGAGTGGGTGGACGAAGGCGGGACGAAGAAGCAGCCCTACCTGATACGCCGGCGAGATGGAGCGCCCGTGCTGTGCGCAGCCGTTGGCCAATTGCCCGACAGTGATCAAGGACCTGGCGATCAGGATGGCTTCGTGATTATCACCGCCGACAGCGCTGGCGGCATGGTAGACATCCACGACCGACGCCCCGTGGTGCTGACGCCTGACCTCGCCCGGGAATGGTTGGACCCGGCCACACCCAAGGAGCGCGCCGAGCAGATGGTGCTCCACCAAGGCGAACCAGCCGAGGCCTTCGAATGGTTCAGGGTAGATACTGCCGTGGGCAATGTGCGGAACAACGGGACGGCGCTGATCCAACCTATCAGCGCGCAATGGCCCTGA
- a CDS encoding site-specific integrase — translation MGLTEKANSCFGVRRNKEKPRDYYAGETVWNAVYAEAVQELKDAMDLAYLTGQRPADVLKIAATDLEQWFFADWSGQDRKTSPSSFGGCRNSIRPE, via the coding sequence ATGGGACTGACTGAAAAAGCAAACTCTTGCTTTGGCGTTCGCCGCAACAAGGAAAAGCCACGGGACTATTATGCCGGTGAAACCGTATGGAACGCGGTATATGCGGAGGCGGTACAGGAGCTCAAGGACGCGATGGATCTGGCCTACCTGACCGGTCAACGTCCCGCCGATGTGCTCAAGATTGCAGCCACCGACTTGGAACAATGGTTTTTTGCTGATTGGTCAGGGCAAGACCGAAAAACGTCTCCATCTTCGTTTGGAGGATGCCGGAATTCAATCCGGCCTGAGTAG